The Candidatus Cloacimonadota bacterium DNA segment TATATAGTAATAAATCCCATCTCCAACCGGTTTTCCGTTGCTTGTTCCATCCCAAGCAAAACTATAGACTTCGTTACCAGCGAGATCGTCATTGAGCAGCCGTGCTACCAATTGCCCCTTGATATTGAAAATGGATAATTCTACGTGGGAAGGATCTTGTAGGCTAAATGAAATTTGGGTTGAGTGGCTAAACGGGTTGGGGAAATTTCCGTTTAAAGTTGTAATTTTCACTTCACCATTTGCTGATAATGATTCTAAAATAAAATCAATATTAGAAGTAGTTTGATCAACAAAAACAATTACATTTTCGATTGTTTGTGATTCATAATCTTCTAAAGATGCTGTTACCTCATAGATTCCCGGATCAATTTCAAGAGAATAATTACCGTCCGAATCCGGATTTGTGAGGAATCCGCATACTTCGATCACAACATCTTCCACATTTCCGCTTCCGTTGGACAAGGTTACGGTTCCCTCAATAGTTCCTGATTCTCCCTGAATTATATCGAAGAATGTGAGGTATTTTGTAATTAATAATTCTCGCGTGGAAGGAGCTAGAATTCCCCCAAATTCAAAAGAAATTCCCACAGTTTTATACATCCCCGGAGCATTGGAAACTCCGCATCCGTAAGATGGGCTTTCATTCATAAATATCTGCACAGCATCATTTTCCGGTTCTATGTGATCTATCGAAATATTTTCACCGGAATAATTAAAACTGATTCCATGAGCAAAAGAACCATCCTGTCCGAGAATTGTATTCAAATCATTAGAACCTTCTGCTGTTGCATTTATACCAAACATGCCGTGAACTGTTGTTACATTTCCAGAAAACCATGTATTTCCGCCCTCCATATATAAATTTCCGCCATCAGCCAAATACCAGGCAAGATCCAGTCCTTGTGCATCGCTCAGGTCGTAAGAATCATCACCCATACCAAGACACACGAAAATTGATGAATATTGATCCAAATCAAAGGTGGGGAAACTTGTTAGATAATTTCCATTTATGCCAATATTCTCCATTGTTTCGACAATAATTGGGCCGGAACTCGTATTTTCATCTAAATCAATTACCAAATATGGGACTCCACCAATAAACAGTTCAAACCCACCTGAAGCGGTATAACCCACTTCATCCGTTACCTCGAATGTAAAACTTGCAAGGTGCCCAATTGGCGGTTGAGGATCTGCGGTAACGCTGAAACTCCTTACTGCACTATCCTGTGCGGAAATAGTATCGTAATTATTTTCCGCGTTATTTATTGTTATGTACGGGTCATTAGACGATAATATGCCTATCGCATTATTTGAATTTGATGTTCCGATATTATTTACTTGAATATTAAAATCCACAGTTTCACCGGGATCAAGCCTTTGGTTGTCATTCCCCCCGGGAGCAGGGTCGGAAATAGTATAATCACCATATTCGAGGATAGGAGCATGGCATTCAATGTCGAAACTGCTTGTCCAAGTAGAATCTCCACAACTGGCATTCACTTCAAATTCAACGATATGCTCATCCGGAATTATTTCATCCACTTCAAAAGAAAAAGCATCTATCAGCGTTATTATTTCAAATGGAGCAATATCTCCGTAATTTTGTAAACCATCTATTATAGTGATGTATTCATCCGAAGTTGTTATTTCTACTACTACATTTAAAGCTTCGTCAATTCCCACATTAAATATTCCCATACTCAAACTAATCAATTCTCCATAATCCACGAGCCCGTTGTTATTGCCAGCCGAATCATCTATTTCGTGAGAATAGTATTTTACATAAGGTCCATTTATTGGAACTACAGGAATATGCTTTTCATATCTATAATAATTTTGTTTCGTTATAACGAGATCAACTACTGTGGGGGGAATTTGCGGTTCGATTGCGATTTCTACCGGAGCACCGGTCCCTTCTGCTGTTCCCAATATTTCTCCATCAACGGAAAGGGCAATGAACGAACTATCCGTGGCGGTTATCGTAAAAAAATCCGCACCACTTAAGATTACCGAATCATGTTCTGCGGATAGATATTGTGGCATTTCGGTAAATACAGTTGAGAATGCATCACCATGGTGATGAAAAAGATAGTAAGTTACTTCCTTGTTGTTTGTATTATAGGGCCAACTGGATTGTTCCAAAAAATATTTACCAGCTGCATTGGCAAATGCGGGTAAGATTCCACGCGGTTCGGGATAAGAACCATAATTGGGCAAAAAATCAGGCCACATATTGTCTAACATCCCCCAAACATAAGTATCATTCACAAAGGAATACGAGACTTCAGAGGCAGCGATAATGCCAAGAGCACCGTGCTGCATTCTGTGCATTGCTTCTGCAAAACATTGTCCGGGAGCATTGAATTTTCCGGTTAGACAATTTATCGAAAAAACAAAGACAAGCAAATCGTTACTCAAGCCACTAAGATCGCTAATTCCATAATTTGGTTCTCCCC contains these protein-coding regions:
- a CDS encoding C25 family cysteine peptidase, producing GEDRLRSKWWDPIVNDMVLNSESIPEIDYNNRTRETGSEYVIICPDDADFIEWADSIRVFRTMQGISSEIVTTADIGGNNANLIENYIDDAYDNWDIPPVAVLILGDYGTTGNTVISPTWNGYCVSDNVYADVDNDDLPDVILARITARNSAELDNMICKFIDYERSPPVSQDFYDHPITACGWQTERWFQICAETVGGFWHNELGKDQVRINAVYGGNPNTDPWSTAMNTSTILNYFGPNGLGYIPATPAELGGFYGGTANDVNNAINGGAYMILHRDHGGVSGWGEPNYGISDLSGLSNDLLVFVFSINCLTGKFNAPGQCFAEAMHRMQHGALGIIAASEVSYSFVNDTYVWGMLDNMWPDFLPNYGSYPEPRGILPAFANAAGKYFLEQSSWPYNTNNKEVTYYLFHHHGDAFSTVFTEMPQYLSAEHDSVILSGADFFTITATDSSFIALSVDGEILGTAEGTGAPVEIAIEPQIPPTVVDLVITKQNYYRYEKHIPVVPINGPYVKYYSHEIDDSAGNNNGLVDYGELISLSMGIFNVGIDEALNVVVEITTSDEYITIIDGLQNYGDIAPFEIITLIDAFSFEVDEIIPDEHIVEFEVNASCGDSTWTSSFDIECHAPILEYGDYTISDPAPGGNDNQRLDPGETVDFNIQVNNIGTSNSNNAIGILSSNDPYITINNAENNYDTISAQDSAVRSFSVTADPQPPIGHLASFTFEVTDEVGYTASGGFELFIGGVPYLVIDLDENTSSGPIIVETMENIGINGNYLTSFPTFDLDQYSSIFVCLGMGDDSYDLSDAQGLDLAWYLADGGNLYMEGGNTWFSGNVTTVHGMFGINATAEGSNDLNTILGQDGSFAHGISFNYSGENISIDHIEPENDAVQIFMNESPSYGCGVSNAPGMYKTVGISFEFGGILAPSTRELLITKYLTFFDIIQGESGTIEGTVTLSNGSGNVEDVVIEVCGFLTNPDSDGNYSLEIDPGIYEVTASLEDYESQTIENVIVFVDQTTSNIDFILESLSANGEVKITTLNGNFPNPFSHSTQISFSLQDPSHVELSIFNIKGQLVARLLNDDLAGNEVYSFAWDGTSNGKPVGDGIYYYIFKTDDKKIVRKMILMR